From a single Arthrobacter sp. SLBN-112 genomic region:
- a CDS encoding glycoside hydrolase family 13 protein — translation MPYTSVPAPRPTPSAWWADAVVYQIYPRSFADGNGDGMGDLRGVRERLPYLQGLGVDAIWLSPFYKSPQADGGYDVADYRQVDPLFGSLADFDAMLQEAHRRGLKVIVDLVPNHTSDEHDWFREALAAAPGSPERGRYIFRDGKDEVPGSGDGRQAPNNWKSIFGGPAWSRVTEADGSPGQWYLHLFDTKQPDLNWENPEVHEEMRSVLRFWLDRGADGFRVDVAHGLVKEAGLPDWEGAAAMVEGTSAPRRESHLPGDAPHAHTDAEEPHRAVSPMYPPSPFFDQDGVHAIYRDWNRVLAEFGGDRMMVAEAWVEPAERLARYVRPDEMQQAFNFDFLLAGWDAERMAEAIDASLAAAASVGAPCTWVLSNHDTVRHSTRFGLKDPTMFPKGIGAGDEQPDPALGLARARAATLVALALPGSAYLYQGEELGLPEHTTLPDSARQDPTFFRTQGAEIGRDGCRVPLPWAADQPGFGFSGDLSGDVPAPWLPQPESFGPLAADQQDGEEGSTLELYRAALAFRSARQLGTGSVEWTDEHAPDSGLLAFRNGQVVVLSNLGFASAPVPEGYAVVLSSGPEPAEDWAGMREVPVDCTVYLQRV, via the coding sequence ATGCCCTACACATCCGTTCCGGCGCCCCGCCCAACACCATCAGCCTGGTGGGCAGACGCCGTGGTCTACCAGATCTACCCCCGGTCCTTCGCCGACGGCAACGGTGATGGAATGGGCGACCTGCGCGGCGTCCGGGAGCGGCTGCCCTATCTTCAAGGGCTGGGCGTGGATGCCATCTGGCTGTCCCCGTTCTACAAGTCGCCGCAGGCCGACGGCGGCTACGACGTTGCGGACTACCGGCAGGTGGACCCGCTTTTCGGTTCGCTGGCGGACTTCGACGCCATGCTGCAGGAAGCTCACCGCCGCGGGCTGAAGGTCATAGTGGACCTGGTTCCCAACCATACCTCGGACGAGCATGACTGGTTCCGGGAAGCGCTGGCGGCAGCGCCGGGGAGTCCTGAACGCGGCCGCTACATCTTCCGCGACGGCAAGGATGAGGTGCCGGGATCCGGGGACGGCAGGCAGGCGCCCAACAACTGGAAATCCATTTTTGGCGGGCCGGCCTGGAGCCGCGTGACCGAGGCGGACGGATCTCCCGGCCAGTGGTACCTGCACCTCTTTGACACCAAGCAGCCGGACCTGAACTGGGAGAACCCGGAAGTGCACGAGGAAATGCGTTCGGTACTGCGCTTCTGGCTGGACCGCGGCGCGGACGGCTTCCGTGTGGATGTTGCCCACGGTCTGGTCAAGGAAGCAGGACTTCCGGACTGGGAGGGGGCAGCTGCGATGGTGGAAGGGACCTCCGCCCCGCGCCGGGAGAGCCACCTGCCCGGTGATGCACCCCACGCCCACACCGATGCCGAGGAACCGCACCGGGCTGTGTCCCCGATGTATCCGCCGTCACCCTTCTTCGACCAGGACGGCGTCCATGCCATCTACCGCGACTGGAACCGGGTCCTGGCCGAATTTGGCGGGGACCGGATGATGGTGGCCGAGGCCTGGGTGGAACCGGCCGAGCGGCTGGCCAGGTACGTCCGGCCCGATGAGATGCAGCAGGCGTTCAACTTCGATTTCCTGCTGGCCGGCTGGGACGCCGAACGCATGGCTGAGGCCATCGACGCATCCCTGGCAGCGGCAGCATCCGTGGGGGCGCCCTGCACCTGGGTCCTCAGCAACCACGACACAGTCCGGCACAGCACGCGGTTTGGGCTCAAGGATCCCACCATGTTCCCCAAGGGCATTGGCGCTGGCGACGAACAGCCCGATCCAGCCCTGGGCCTTGCGCGGGCACGGGCCGCCACGCTGGTTGCGCTGGCGCTTCCGGGGTCGGCCTACCTTTACCAGGGCGAGGAACTGGGTCTTCCGGAGCACACCACCCTTCCCGACTCAGCCAGGCAGGACCCAACCTTCTTCCGCACCCAGGGTGCCGAGATCGGCCGGGACGGCTGCCGCGTCCCGCTGCCGTGGGCTGCGGACCAGCCCGGTTTCGGTTTCTCTGGAGATCTATCCGGGGACGTTCCCGCACCGTGGCTCCCCCAGCCGGAAAGCTTCGGTCCCCTGGCCGCCGACCAGCAGGACGGCGAGGAGGGCTCAACGCTGGAGCTATACCGGGCCGCCCTTGCCTTCAGGTCAGCCCGGCAGCTGGGCACGGGCAGCGTGGAGTGGACTGATGAGCACGCGCCGGACAGCGGTCTGCTGGCGTTCCGGAACGGCCAGGTGGTGGTGCTGTCCAATTTGGGCTTCGCCTCGGCCCCCGTGCCGGAAGGTTACGCCGTGGTGCTGTCCAGCGGTCCTGAACCGGCCGAAGACTGGGCCGGAATGCGGGAGGTTCCCGTGGACTGCACCGTGTACCTGCAGAGGGTGTAG
- a CDS encoding ABC transporter substrate-binding protein, with protein MKTPRFLLPAATAGILALTLSACGGGGGGGTTGGGGSDADANLDGRGPITYVQGKDNNNVVRPFIEKWNAAHPDEKVTFKEQTDQADQQHDDLVQHFQAKQSDYDVVSVDVVWTAEFAAKGWLQPLKDKMAIDTSKMLKAPVEAASYKGTLYAAPKDSDGGILFYRKDLVPEPPKTWDEMMGMCSIAKQNSIGCYAGQYSKYEGLTVNASEAINSAGGSVLGKDGKPNLNTPEAKAGLENLAKAYADGNIPKEAITFKEEDSRQAFQSGKLLFLRNWPYVYSLMSTEGSSAVKDKFGMAPLPGKDGPGASALGGHNAAISVYSKNKATALDFIKFIETEENQKFFANQASLAPILTSLYEDQALVAKLPYLSVLQTSIQNAVPRPVTPFYPAVTKAIQENAYPAIKGEKSVESALTDMQKSIESAGAGQ; from the coding sequence ATGAAAACCCCGAGATTCCTGCTTCCGGCTGCCACTGCCGGCATTCTGGCCCTTACGTTGTCCGCCTGCGGCGGCGGAGGTGGAGGGGGCACCACGGGCGGGGGAGGCAGCGACGCTGACGCCAACCTCGACGGCCGCGGCCCCATCACCTATGTCCAGGGCAAGGACAACAACAATGTTGTGCGCCCCTTCATTGAGAAGTGGAACGCGGCGCACCCGGATGAAAAGGTCACGTTCAAAGAGCAGACCGACCAGGCAGACCAGCAGCACGACGACCTCGTCCAGCACTTCCAGGCCAAGCAGTCCGACTATGACGTGGTCAGCGTCGACGTTGTGTGGACGGCAGAGTTTGCGGCCAAGGGGTGGCTGCAGCCGCTGAAGGACAAGATGGCCATCGACACTTCCAAGATGCTTAAGGCACCGGTGGAAGCCGCATCCTATAAGGGCACGCTCTACGCTGCGCCCAAGGATTCCGACGGTGGCATCCTCTTCTACCGCAAGGACCTGGTCCCCGAACCGCCCAAGACCTGGGACGAGATGATGGGAATGTGCTCCATCGCCAAGCAGAACAGCATCGGCTGCTATGCCGGGCAGTACAGCAAGTATGAGGGCCTCACGGTGAACGCTTCCGAGGCCATCAACTCTGCCGGCGGTTCCGTCCTGGGCAAGGACGGCAAGCCGAACCTGAACACGCCGGAAGCCAAGGCCGGCCTGGAGAACCTGGCCAAGGCATACGCGGACGGCAACATCCCGAAGGAAGCCATCACCTTCAAGGAAGAGGACAGCCGCCAGGCTTTCCAGAGCGGCAAGCTGCTGTTCCTGCGCAACTGGCCCTACGTCTACAGCCTGATGAGCACTGAAGGCTCTTCTGCGGTCAAGGACAAGTTCGGCATGGCGCCCCTGCCGGGCAAGGATGGCCCCGGGGCTTCCGCCCTTGGCGGACACAACGCAGCCATCAGCGTGTATTCCAAGAACAAGGCCACGGCCTTGGATTTCATCAAGTTCATCGAGACCGAGGAAAACCAGAAGTTCTTTGCGAACCAGGCCTCGCTGGCTCCGATCCTGACGTCCCTGTACGAAGACCAGGCACTCGTGGCCAAGCTGCCTTATCTGTCTGTTCTCCAGACCTCGATCCAGAACGCCGTACCGCGTCCCGTGACGCCGTTCTACCCGGCGGTCACCAAGGCAATCCAAGAGAACGCATACCCCGCCATCAAGGGAGAAAAGTCAGTGGAAAGCGCGCTTACTGATATGCAGAAGTCCATCGAATCCGCTGGTGCGGGACAGTAG
- a CDS encoding carbohydrate ABC transporter permease has protein sequence MATELGPTPVKKPASGGTPVHHAPKGVGEDNRIASQGRWASWLLAPTIVALGVVIIYPIISAIVMSFQKDAGLDPATGLFTAGGSAGIQNYVNWLAQQCSAPGGGTVACPPGTLGGQFWSATATTFFFTIVTVTLETVLGFWMAMIMARTFRGRSLVRAAVLVPWAIPTAVTAKLWFFIFAFEGIANKLFNTTILWTGSEWPAKWAVIIADVWKTTPFMALLILAGLQMIPAEVYEAAKVDGTSAWQRFRLITLPLVKPALMVAILFRTLDALRMFDLPYILTGGANNTTTLSILVINQIRQGFNSAAALSTITFIIIFLVAFIFVRFLGANVVEQSGATGKGKK, from the coding sequence ATGGCAACCGAACTAGGCCCGACGCCGGTCAAGAAGCCGGCGTCGGGCGGTACCCCCGTCCATCACGCGCCCAAGGGCGTAGGGGAGGACAACAGGATTGCAAGCCAGGGCCGGTGGGCATCCTGGCTCCTGGCCCCCACCATCGTCGCGCTGGGCGTAGTGATCATTTACCCCATCATCAGCGCCATCGTCATGTCCTTCCAAAAGGACGCCGGCCTGGATCCCGCCACCGGCCTCTTCACGGCAGGCGGCTCCGCCGGCATTCAGAACTACGTGAACTGGCTGGCGCAGCAGTGCTCGGCGCCGGGCGGCGGAACCGTAGCCTGCCCGCCGGGCACACTGGGCGGCCAGTTCTGGTCCGCCACCGCCACCACGTTCTTCTTCACGATCGTGACGGTAACGCTGGAGACCGTCCTGGGCTTCTGGATGGCCATGATCATGGCCCGCACGTTCCGTGGACGCAGCCTGGTCCGTGCCGCCGTGCTGGTGCCCTGGGCCATCCCCACGGCCGTGACGGCCAAGCTGTGGTTCTTTATCTTCGCCTTCGAAGGCATTGCCAACAAGCTGTTCAACACCACCATCCTGTGGACGGGCAGTGAGTGGCCTGCCAAATGGGCTGTCATCATCGCGGACGTCTGGAAGACCACGCCGTTCATGGCACTGCTGATTCTGGCCGGCCTGCAGATGATCCCGGCCGAAGTCTACGAAGCAGCGAAAGTTGACGGCACCAGTGCCTGGCAGCGGTTCCGCCTGATCACCCTGCCGCTGGTCAAGCCGGCGCTGATGGTGGCAATCCTGTTCCGTACCCTGGATGCACTGCGCATGTTCGACCTGCCCTACATCCTGACCGGCGGCGCGAACAACACCACCACCTTGTCCATCCTGGTGATTAACCAGATCAGGCAAGGGTTCAACTCGGCCGCCGCGCTGTCCACCATCACCTTCATCATCATCTTCCTCGTCGCCTTCATCTTCGTCCGCTTCCTCGGCGCCAACGTGGTTGAGCAGAGCGGCGCCACCGGAAAGGGGAAGAAATGA
- a CDS encoding carbohydrate ABC transporter permease yields the protein MTTATADASALRARQDKGRKAAQNREKWAQGRTYISAAVILIWCLAPAYWMVVTAFREVGFTYDTSILPTHVTLDNFNTAFDTSFGNRFGQALLNSVFIGGVVTAISLLIGVFAAYALARLNFRGKFLVLGFILGASMFPGVALITPLFQLFTNIGWMGSYQALIIPNISFVLPLTVYTMTSFFREMPWELEESARVDGCTQGQAFRKVIMPLAAPAIFTTAILAFISSWNEFLIASQLSSDATQPVTVAIANFAGAQPNQIPYTAIMAAGTIVTIPLVILVLVFQRKIVAGLTAGAVK from the coding sequence ATGACCACGGCAACAGCAGACGCCTCTGCCCTGCGGGCACGGCAGGACAAGGGCCGCAAAGCTGCGCAAAACCGCGAGAAGTGGGCGCAGGGGCGCACCTACATCAGCGCCGCTGTCATCCTGATCTGGTGCCTGGCGCCGGCGTACTGGATGGTAGTCACGGCTTTCCGTGAGGTGGGCTTCACCTACGACACGTCGATCCTGCCCACCCATGTAACCCTGGACAACTTCAATACAGCCTTTGATACGTCCTTCGGCAACAGGTTCGGCCAGGCACTGCTGAACAGTGTTTTCATCGGCGGGGTGGTTACCGCCATCTCGCTGCTGATCGGCGTATTTGCGGCCTACGCCCTGGCCCGGCTGAACTTCCGGGGCAAGTTCCTGGTGCTCGGCTTCATCCTGGGAGCCTCCATGTTCCCCGGCGTCGCCCTGATCACCCCCCTCTTCCAGCTGTTCACCAACATCGGCTGGATGGGCAGCTACCAGGCGCTGATCATCCCCAACATCTCCTTCGTCCTCCCGCTGACGGTCTACACCATGACCTCGTTCTTCCGGGAAATGCCGTGGGAGCTGGAGGAATCGGCGCGCGTTGACGGCTGCACCCAGGGCCAGGCCTTCCGCAAGGTCATCATGCCCCTGGCAGCACCGGCGATCTTCACCACGGCCATCCTGGCCTTCATTTCCTCGTGGAATGAGTTCCTGATCGCCAGCCAGCTGTCCAGCGACGCAACCCAGCCGGTGACGGTGGCCATTGCCAACTTCGCAGGTGCCCAGCCCAACCAGATCCCGTACACGGCCATCATGGCCGCGGGCACCATCGTCACCATCCCGCTGGTGATCCTGGTGCTGGTGTTCCAGCGCAAGATTGTCGCCGGCCTGACGGCTGGTGCAGTCAAGTGA
- a CDS encoding LacI family DNA-binding transcriptional regulator, with product MARTTERSQRGGHNGVSIEDVAAAAGVSTATVSRAVRGLPRVSPATREKILEVAGNLGYVASSSASGLATGRTKTIGVLAPFVSRWFFSKAIEGADRELHARHYNLSLFNLGGHGSNRERLFSKTMVYKQIDALLVLCMALSHEEIEHLQKIDIPLVVVGGHVEECPYIGIDDYAAASTAVRHLIDLGHRDIALLHGDDETDLNFDVPRVRILAFKDVMAAAGLPTRPEWDEWGDFTVRSGQEAFRRLWSRPGQKPTAIFCASDEMAMGVIFEANRVGVNVPGELSVVGIDNHDFADAMGLTTVGQRPDEQAELATKMLLDELDGETGAVHSAVAPHELIIRRTTARPKN from the coding sequence GTGGCACGGACAACGGAAAGGTCCCAGCGGGGCGGCCATAATGGCGTCAGCATCGAGGACGTGGCGGCAGCCGCCGGAGTCTCAACGGCCACTGTTTCCCGGGCCGTCCGAGGATTGCCACGGGTCTCGCCGGCAACCCGGGAAAAGATCCTGGAGGTGGCCGGGAACCTGGGCTACGTCGCCTCTTCCTCCGCCTCCGGCCTGGCCACGGGCCGGACCAAGACCATCGGTGTCCTGGCTCCGTTCGTGAGCCGCTGGTTCTTCTCCAAAGCCATTGAGGGCGCCGACCGCGAGTTGCACGCCCGGCATTACAACCTTTCCCTCTTCAATCTGGGTGGCCACGGCAGCAACCGTGAGCGGCTCTTCAGCAAGACCATGGTCTACAAACAGATCGACGCCCTGCTGGTGTTGTGTATGGCGCTCAGCCACGAAGAGATTGAGCACCTGCAGAAGATTGACATCCCGCTGGTTGTTGTTGGCGGCCACGTTGAGGAATGCCCCTACATCGGCATTGACGATTACGCCGCTGCCTCCACCGCGGTCCGGCACCTGATCGACCTGGGCCACCGGGACATCGCCCTGCTGCATGGCGACGACGAGACCGACCTGAACTTCGACGTCCCCCGGGTGCGCATCCTGGCGTTCAAGGACGTGATGGCAGCAGCCGGGCTGCCCACCAGGCCGGAATGGGACGAATGGGGGGACTTCACCGTCCGCAGCGGCCAGGAGGCCTTCCGCCGCCTGTGGTCCCGTCCCGGCCAAAAGCCCACGGCAATCTTCTGCGCCTCGGACGAGATGGCCATGGGCGTCATCTTCGAGGCCAACCGGGTCGGCGTGAACGTGCCCGGCGAACTGTCAGTGGTGGGCATCGACAACCACGACTTCGCCGACGCCATGGGCCTGACCACAGTTGGGCAACGTCCCGACGAGCAGGCCGAGCTGGCCACCAAGATGCTGCTTGACGAACTGGACGGTGAGACCGGAGCTGTCCATTCCGCCGTCGCGCCCCACGAGCTGATCATCCGGCGCACCACCGCACGCCCAAAGAACTGA
- a CDS encoding exodeoxyribonuclease III codes for MKIATWNVNSLRARADRVEAWLQRSDCDVLAIQETKCKDDNFPWELFERMGYEVAHFGVNQWNGVAIASRVGLEDVERTFLDQPSFGKAGKDPVQEARAMAATCGGVRIWSLYVPNGRSLDDEHMPYKLKWLESLKTHAQSLVTDNPQAQVALMGDWNIAPFDDDVWDIDLFIRNRATHVSPPEREAFHAFEAAGYTDVVRPYTPGPGVYTYWDYTQLRFPKKEGMRIDFILASPALAARVTGASIDREERKGKGASDHAPVLVELAD; via the coding sequence GTGAAGATAGCTACCTGGAATGTGAATTCGCTCCGTGCCCGCGCCGACCGCGTTGAAGCCTGGCTCCAGCGCAGCGACTGCGACGTCCTGGCCATCCAGGAGACCAAGTGCAAGGACGACAACTTCCCGTGGGAGCTCTTTGAACGGATGGGCTACGAGGTGGCCCACTTCGGGGTGAACCAGTGGAACGGCGTCGCCATCGCCTCCCGCGTGGGGCTTGAGGACGTGGAGCGGACATTCCTTGACCAGCCTTCCTTCGGCAAGGCCGGCAAGGATCCCGTGCAGGAAGCCCGGGCCATGGCTGCCACCTGCGGCGGCGTCCGCATCTGGAGCCTCTATGTCCCCAACGGCCGATCCCTTGACGACGAACACATGCCGTACAAGCTCAAGTGGCTGGAAAGCCTCAAGACGCACGCCCAGTCGCTGGTCACGGACAACCCGCAGGCGCAGGTGGCGTTGATGGGCGACTGGAACATCGCCCCCTTCGACGATGACGTTTGGGACATTGACCTGTTCATCAGGAACCGGGCCACGCACGTCAGCCCGCCCGAGCGCGAGGCGTTCCACGCCTTCGAAGCAGCCGGCTACACCGATGTGGTGCGCCCCTACACCCCCGGCCCCGGCGTCTACACCTACTGGGACTACACACAGCTGCGGTTCCCCAAGAAGGAAGGCATGCGGATCGACTTCATCCTGGCCTCCCCGGCCCTTGCCGCACGCGTCACCGGCGCCTCGATCGACCGCGAGGAACGCAAGGGCAAGGGCGCCTCAGACCACGCTCCCGTACTGGTGGAACTGGCGGACTGA
- a CDS encoding enoyl-CoA hydratase/isomerase family protein, translating into MTEAKDSTTDSAAGKGADVLFERRGGLGVITLNRPRAVNALTAGMVDLLLRQLTAWAGDDDVAAVLMQGAGERGLCAGGDIVAIYRDMLHGGNGTADFWQTEYCVNSLIARYPKPYVALMDGLVLGGGVGISAHGNVRVVTERTRMGMPETTIGFAPDVGGTFLLARAPGESGTHAALTGAHLGAGDALFLGLADRYVPSDALPRLMAALEHESPDAAVGRFAEEPPASVLAGQRDWIDACYASDDAGEIVARLRSWTGPGQQEALEAAAAIEAKSPTSVKVTLASLRRAAALTLDETLAQEYRAGIRFLAGTDFREGIRAQVVDKDRNPQWKPATLAEVLPGQVDRFFQPLDGGELDLRPQAGPHSLPELGSRPDVPVKEADHA; encoded by the coding sequence ATGACCGAAGCCAAGGACAGCACAACGGACAGCGCGGCAGGGAAAGGTGCGGACGTACTTTTTGAACGCCGCGGCGGGCTGGGCGTGATCACCCTCAACCGGCCGCGCGCCGTCAACGCACTCACCGCTGGAATGGTGGACCTGCTCCTGCGGCAGCTCACCGCATGGGCAGGGGACGACGACGTGGCTGCCGTCCTGATGCAGGGCGCCGGGGAGCGTGGCCTGTGCGCGGGCGGAGACATCGTGGCCATCTACCGGGACATGCTGCACGGCGGAAACGGAACGGCCGATTTCTGGCAGACCGAATACTGCGTGAACTCGCTGATTGCCCGGTACCCCAAGCCGTACGTGGCCCTCATGGACGGGCTGGTCCTGGGCGGCGGGGTTGGGATTTCGGCGCACGGGAACGTCCGCGTGGTCACAGAGCGGACCAGGATGGGGATGCCAGAAACCACCATTGGCTTTGCGCCCGACGTGGGCGGGACCTTCCTGCTTGCCCGTGCACCAGGCGAATCTGGAACCCATGCGGCCCTGACAGGAGCACACTTGGGGGCGGGGGATGCCTTGTTCCTGGGCCTTGCAGACCGTTACGTCCCGTCGGACGCGCTGCCCCGCCTCATGGCTGCGCTGGAGCATGAAAGTCCGGACGCCGCCGTCGGCCGCTTTGCCGAAGAGCCCCCCGCCTCGGTGCTGGCCGGGCAGCGGGACTGGATCGATGCCTGCTACGCCTCGGACGACGCAGGGGAAATCGTCGCCCGGCTCCGGTCCTGGACGGGGCCGGGGCAGCAGGAAGCCCTTGAAGCCGCTGCCGCGATCGAAGCCAAGTCGCCCACCTCGGTCAAGGTCACCCTGGCGTCCCTGCGCCGCGCCGCGGCCCTGACCCTGGATGAAACCCTGGCCCAGGAGTACCGGGCAGGGATCCGTTTCCTGGCCGGTACTGATTTCCGCGAAGGAATCCGCGCCCAGGTGGTGGACAAAGACAGGAACCCGCAATGGAAACCTGCCACCCTGGCAGAGGTGCTTCCCGGGCAGGTGGACAGGTTCTTCCAGCCCCTGGACGGCGGGGAACTGGATTTGCGCCCACAGGCTGGACCCCACTCCCTGCCTGAACTGGGCTCCCGGCCTGACGTGCCGGTAAAGGAGGCCGACCATGCCTGA
- the mmsB gene encoding 3-hydroxyisobutyrate dehydrogenase produces MPEKSSVAFLGLGHMGGPMALNLDRAGYRVAGFDVVPEALQTARAQGIPVAGSALDAVDGADVVLTMFPSGRHVLDAYLGGPHGPGLLAAAPPGTMFLDCSTINVDEAREAARLAIEAGHRSVDAPVSGGVVGAEAGTLTFMAGGEAADFEAVLPLLEVMGKRVVHCGGHGAGQAAKICNNLILGVSMIAVSEAFVLGEELGLTHQALFDVASAASGQCWALTTNCPVPGPVPTSPANRDYRPGFAAALMAKDLNLAVNALDSTGVAGEMGALAARIYDRFAAEGGAGRDFSAIITDIRDSSSRHAHGQHDGGDPPGERAGTQLPARSRTTTAHDDGSPE; encoded by the coding sequence ATGCCTGAAAAGAGCAGTGTGGCCTTCCTGGGCCTTGGACACATGGGCGGTCCCATGGCCCTGAACCTGGACCGCGCCGGTTACCGGGTGGCTGGTTTTGATGTGGTGCCCGAAGCCCTCCAAACGGCCCGCGCCCAGGGTATTCCGGTGGCAGGGAGCGCCCTGGATGCGGTGGACGGTGCCGACGTGGTCCTCACCATGTTTCCCAGCGGCCGCCACGTCCTGGATGCCTACCTGGGCGGCCCCCACGGGCCCGGACTGCTGGCCGCGGCGCCCCCGGGAACGATGTTCCTGGACTGCTCCACCATCAATGTGGACGAGGCCCGGGAAGCCGCCCGGCTGGCCATCGAGGCGGGCCACCGTTCCGTTGACGCCCCCGTTTCCGGTGGCGTGGTGGGGGCCGAAGCGGGCACGCTGACGTTCATGGCCGGCGGCGAGGCGGCTGATTTCGAGGCTGTGTTGCCGCTCCTGGAGGTCATGGGCAAGCGGGTGGTGCATTGCGGCGGACATGGAGCCGGCCAGGCTGCCAAGATCTGCAACAACCTCATCCTGGGCGTCTCCATGATCGCGGTCAGCGAGGCTTTCGTGCTCGGCGAAGAGCTGGGCCTGACCCACCAGGCCCTGTTCGACGTCGCATCCGCTGCCTCCGGCCAGTGCTGGGCGCTGACCACCAACTGCCCGGTGCCCGGACCGGTTCCCACCAGCCCCGCCAACCGGGACTACCGGCCAGGCTTCGCCGCAGCGCTCATGGCCAAGGACCTCAATCTCGCCGTCAACGCCCTGGACAGCACGGGGGTGGCGGGAGAGATGGGAGCGCTCGCCGCCCGCATCTACGATAGGTTTGCCGCGGAAGGCGGCGCCGGCCGCGACTTCTCGGCCATCATCACGGACATCCGCGACTCATCCAGCCGGCATGCCCATGGACAGCACGACGGCGGGGACCCGCCGGGGGAGCGCGCCGGCACCCAGTTGCCGGCCCGGAGCCGCACCACAACAGCACACGACGACGGGAGCCCCGAATGA
- a CDS encoding enoyl-CoA hydratase, translating to MTEYANILVEQQGRVGLVTLNRPSALNALNKATMEELVAAVTAMDSDPGIGAVVITGSGKAFAAGADIKEMADQGYMDMYTADWFRGWEDFTRLRIPTIAAVSGFALGGGCELAMMCDLIIAGDNAKFGQPEINLGVLPGMGGSQRLTRAIGKAKAMDLILTGRFIDAEEADRCGLVSRVVPAGDVVNEAIKAAEVIASKSKPVAMAAKEAVNAAFETGLAQGVLFERRLFHSLFATEDQKEGMAAFTGKRQPEFKHR from the coding sequence ATGACGGAGTACGCCAACATCCTGGTGGAGCAGCAGGGCAGGGTAGGGCTGGTGACCCTCAACAGGCCCTCCGCGTTAAACGCGCTGAACAAGGCCACCATGGAGGAGCTTGTCGCAGCCGTTACCGCCATGGATTCCGATCCCGGAATCGGGGCCGTGGTGATCACCGGCTCCGGCAAGGCCTTCGCAGCGGGAGCCGACATCAAGGAGATGGCGGACCAGGGCTACATGGACATGTACACGGCGGACTGGTTCCGGGGCTGGGAGGACTTCACGCGGCTGCGGATTCCCACCATCGCGGCGGTGTCCGGGTTTGCCCTGGGCGGCGGCTGCGAACTGGCCATGATGTGCGACCTCATCATCGCCGGAGACAACGCCAAATTCGGGCAGCCGGAGATTAACCTTGGCGTGCTTCCCGGCATGGGCGGCTCGCAGCGGCTCACCCGTGCAATAGGCAAGGCAAAAGCGATGGATCTGATCCTGACCGGCAGGTTCATCGATGCCGAGGAAGCGGACCGGTGCGGATTGGTGTCCCGGGTGGTTCCGGCCGGGGATGTGGTGAATGAGGCCATCAAGGCCGCAGAAGTGATCGCGTCCAAGTCCAAACCGGTCGCCATGGCCGCGAAAGAGGCGGTAAACGCCGCCTTCGAAACCGGGCTGGCCCAGGGGGTGCTGTTCGAACGGCGGCTCTTCCACTCCCTGTTCGCCACCGAGGACCAGAAGGAAGGCATGGCGGCGTTCACGGGGAAGCGCCAGCCGGAATTCAAGCACCGGTGA
- a CDS encoding DedA family protein has protein sequence MWTNMTGAATPTEGLTGIVGFAARAIDTLGEWGVGGFTLAETVVPPIPSEVILPLAGYLAKQGSLNLFLVFATSTLGAYLGALLLYWLGAKLGLERSIRWLSKLPLVDREDFEHAAGWFRRHGRSSIFFGRLLPGVRSLISLPAGAAAMPLATFSLFTLAGSGLWNGALIGLGYLLGTQYRLIEEYSRFLNYAVYAALAVAVVLLVIRRTRRAKRAKADRAGASR, from the coding sequence ATGTGGACAAACATGACCGGTGCAGCCACCCCCACCGAGGGGCTCACTGGAATCGTCGGTTTTGCCGCGAGAGCCATCGACACCCTCGGTGAGTGGGGCGTAGGCGGCTTCACGCTTGCCGAAACGGTGGTGCCTCCCATCCCCAGCGAGGTGATCCTGCCCTTGGCGGGCTACCTCGCCAAACAGGGCTCCCTGAACCTCTTCCTCGTCTTCGCCACCAGCACCCTCGGCGCATACCTGGGCGCGCTGCTGCTCTATTGGCTCGGCGCCAAACTGGGGCTCGAACGGTCCATCCGGTGGTTGTCCAAACTGCCCTTGGTTGACCGCGAAGACTTTGAGCACGCGGCAGGCTGGTTCCGCCGCCACGGCAGGTCATCCATCTTCTTTGGCCGCCTGTTGCCCGGCGTCCGCAGCCTCATTTCGCTGCCGGCCGGGGCGGCTGCCATGCCCCTGGCCACCTTCAGCCTCTTCACGCTTGCCGGGAGCGGGCTGTGGAATGGTGCCCTCATCGGCCTGGGTTACCTCCTGGGCACCCAGTACCGGCTCATCGAGGAGTACTCCCGGTTCCTGAACTACGCCGTCTACGCTGCACTGGCCGTTGCCGTGGTGTTGCTCGTCATCCGCCGGACCAGGCGGGCCAAGCGGGCCAAGGCTGACCGGGCCGGCGCCAGCCGCTGA